One Hordeum vulgare subsp. vulgare chromosome 4H, MorexV3_pseudomolecules_assembly, whole genome shotgun sequence DNA window includes the following coding sequences:
- the LOC123450193 gene encoding uncharacterized protein LOC123450193 — protein MEGVVFMISETKEHGIGICQSSPTTLQNPLNPNPSSIHPFPSLPALAQPSPAPPPCSPEQSRTPPSAMASSKLLTTAVSTSIRRFYRLASSPLLPPPAPRRLPGPLLSARFCSAAAAATATSAAPAPVDASFSAAAAAATATSAAPAPVDASFSAAAAAPVDAARSAVAAVSAGHPWPEWADFLEKLRAKGYFVRPPLASGAPVGEEVAADAVAKADYPFRDQNRVKNACLKFARERFDLLSSLAKKDIQAIVECGCPDIFRKAVSSAKRLREFVQVDEGDACSVCKLRGSCDKAYVIPKAEEAARTVDVVRILLTYAIDPANLSGENSVGGGVQESARKLLSDLTMLCDTTIDPSLPKPEVHTYSKQDSSTKPDKGKQSSRVSTGKGRDTAVTEMKKGDWLCPNCNFLNFARNRQCLECKVDGPKKIEAATSEMKMGDWICPGCAFMNFSRNKMCFKCEGQRPKRQLNPGEWECPSCDFVNFRRNQECKKCSHDRPEDDTQDNKLGYDVWRNSKGANKDRSFDSVHQGDDDGDEEGLPYKGEERGHVASRRASPARREFAGKSRNHGGEDNALPYEGGDMRVSSRRASPARKGYTKNDDDDEDVKFDVAPYDGAREHGSSRRAAPGRRGFAKDEGARKHVVSRRATPPQRRFTAARGE, from the exons atggaaggAGTAGTATTCATGATCAGTGAAACAAAGGAGCATGGTATTGGCATTTGTCAGTCCAGCCCAACAACGCTCCAAAACCCCTTAAACCCTAATCCTTCCTCTATCCATCCATTCCCCTCCCTCCCCGCTCTCGCCCAGCCCAGCCCCGCCCCGCCTCCATGCTCGCCTGAGCAATCCCGCACGCCCCCatccgccatggcctcctccaAGCTCCTGACCACCGCCGTGAGCACCTCCATCCGGCGCTTCTACCGCCTCGCCTCCtcgcccctcctgccgccgcccgcCCCCCGCCGCCTCCCGGGGCCACTCCTCTCCGCACGCTtctgctccgccgccgccgccgccaccgccacgtCAGCCGCCCCCGCACCGGTGGACGCCTCGttctctgccgccgccgccgccgccaccgccacgtCAGCCGCCCCCGCACCGGTGGACGCCTCGttctctgccgccgccgccgcgcccgtggATGCCGCCcgctccgccgtcgccgccgtctccGCGGGCCACCCGTGGCCGGAGTGGGCCGACTTCCTCGAGAAGCTGCGGGCCAAGGGGTACTTCGTGCGGCCCCCTCTCGCCTCCGGCGCCCCCGTGGGCGAAGAGGTGGCGGCGGACGCCGTGGCAAAGGCAGACTACCCCTTCAGGGACCAGAACCGGGTGAAGAACGCGTGCCTCAAGTTCGCGCGCGAGCGCTTCGACCTTCTCAG TTCTCTTGCCAAGAAAGATATTCAAGCTATTGTCGAATGTGGTTGTCCTGATATCTTCCGAAAGGCTGTCAGTTCTGCAAAAAGGCTGAGAGAATTTGTGCAGGTTGATGAAGGAGAT GCATGCAGTGTTTGCAAATTACGTGGATCTTGTGACAAGGCTTATGTCATTCCAAAGGCTGAGGAAGCAGCTCGTACTGTTGATGTTGTGCGCATATTGCTAACTTATGCAATAGATCCAGCCAACCTATCTGGAGAAAATTCTGTTGGTGGGGGTGTGCAAGAATCTGCAAGGAAACTTCTCTCAGATCTGACTATGCTTTGCGACACAACAATTGATCCATCTCTTCCCAAACCTGAAGTTCATACTTATAGCAAACAGGATTCATCAACCAAACCTGACAAGGGCAAACAATCGTCTAGGGTATCAACTGGAAAGGGTAGAGACACAGCTGTGACTGAAATGAAGAAGGGTGACTGGCTTTGCCCGAA CTGCAACTTCTTAAATTTTGCTCGGAATCGGCAGTGTCTCGAATGCAAAGTAGATGGACCGAAGAAAATAGAAGCAGCCACCAGTGAAATGAAAATGGGAGACTGGATCTGTCCAGG GTGTGCTTTTATGAACTTCTCTCGCAATAAGATGTGTTTTAAATGTGAAGGACAACGGCCAAAGAGACAGCTCAACCCTGGAGAGTGGGAATGCCCCTC ATGTGATTTTGTGAACTTCCGTCGAAACCAGGAGTGCAAAAAGTGCAGCCATGACCGCCCTGAAGACGATACCCAGGATAACAAGCTTGGATACGACGTGTGGAGGAACAGCAAGGGAGCTAACAAGGATAGAAGCTTTGACTCTGTTCATCAGGGAGATGACGACGGTGATGAAGAGGGGTTGCCATACAAGGGGGAGGAGCGCGGGCATGTAGCGAGCAGAAGGGCGTCACCAGCCCGGAGGGAGTTCGCGGGCAAGAGTAGGAACCATGGCGGCGAAGACAATGCCTTGCCATATGAGGGGGGAGACATGCGTGTCTCGAGCAGAAGGGCTTCACCAGCCCGGAAGGGATACACCAagaacgatgacgatgatgaggatGTCAAATTCGACGTTGCCCCATATGATGGGGCGCGTGAGCATGGATCGAGCAGAAGGGCGGCGCCAGGCCGGAGGGGGTTCGCCAAGGACGAAGGGGCGCGCAAGCATGTGGTAAGCAGAAGGGCAACCCCACCCCAGAGGAGATTCACTGCTGCTAGAGGAGAATAG
- the LOC123447424 gene encoding microsomal glutathione S-transferase 3: MAVLVELTKEYGYVVLAVVAYAFLNFWMSFQVGGARKKYKVSYPTMYAIEAENKDAKRFNCVQRGHQNSLEMMPLFFVTLLLGGLQHPVVAAALGVMYTVARFFYFKGYATGVPENRLKLGGLNFLAIIGLILCTASFGINLVIREAI; encoded by the exons ATGGCGGTGTTGGTGGAGCTGACCAAGGAGTACGGCTACGTGGTGCTCGCCGTGGTCGCCTATGCCTTCCTCAACTTCTGGATGAGCTTCCAGGTCGGCGGCGCCCGCAAGAA GTACAAGGTGTCCTACCCGACGATGTACGCCATCGAGGCGGAGAACAAGGACGCCAAGCGCTTCAACTGCGTCCAG AGGGGGCACCAGAACTCGCTGGAGATGATGCCGCTCTTCTTCGTCACGCTGCTGCTCGGCGGCCTGCAGCACCCGGTCGTCGCGGCCGCGCTGGGGGTCATGTACACCGTCGCCAGGTTCTTCTACTTCAAGGGCTACGCCACCGGCGTCCCGGAGAACCGCCTCAAGCTTGG GGGGCTCAACTTCTTGGCGATCATCGGGCTCATCCTCTGCACGGCGTCGTTCGGCATCAACCTTGTCATCAGGGAGGCGATCTAA